One window of the Acinetobacter equi genome contains the following:
- a CDS encoding glycosyltransferase family 25 protein, with product MKVEAYLINLDGSHARLETATKQLAAQNFQFERFAAYDGRGKPLSDFKEYNDVKANDVMGRSLISSELGCYKSHLGCVEKFLKTDADYLVVLEDDIEIIDEQFKTTIDGMLNWLYQHPEIDWYAMNLGAKKNKLSKSIFNYAGRDLVKAYYYPIRFIGMIWSKQGAQAFYDYAAHEMYMPVDNLAQSWLAKNGKGLSIWPPLVRPNGSDSDIDGANATQSIRRNDKSGRKIGYGLKKQTRMWRDRFYAFKNLVKDK from the coding sequence ATGAAAGTAGAAGCATATCTAATTAATCTTGATGGAAGTCATGCGCGATTAGAAACAGCAACGAAACAATTAGCTGCGCAGAATTTTCAATTTGAACGTTTCGCTGCTTATGATGGACGTGGTAAGCCACTATCTGACTTTAAAGAATATAACGATGTGAAAGCAAATGACGTTATGGGACGAAGTTTAATTAGTTCAGAATTAGGTTGTTACAAAAGTCATTTAGGTTGTGTAGAAAAATTTCTAAAGACAGATGCAGATTATTTAGTTGTCTTAGAAGATGATATTGAAATCATTGATGAACAATTTAAAACAACAATCGATGGAATGTTGAATTGGTTATACCAACATCCAGAGATTGATTGGTATGCAATGAATCTAGGAGCAAAAAAAAATAAGCTTTCTAAATCAATTTTTAATTATGCCGGACGCGATCTTGTAAAGGCATATTATTATCCAATTCGTTTTATTGGCATGATTTGGTCAAAGCAAGGTGCACAAGCATTTTATGACTATGCTGCACATGAAATGTATATGCCTGTCGATAATTTGGCACAGTCTTGGCTTGCAAAAAATGGTAAAGGTTTATCGATTTGGCCACCATTAGTAAGACCAAATGGTTCTGATAGCGATATTGATGGTGCGAATGCAACACAAAGTATCCGTCGGAATGATAAATCAGGACGAAAGATTGGGTATGGCTTGAAAAAGCAAACACGCATGTGGCGTGATCGTTTTTATGCATTTAAGAACCTTGTTAAAGATAAATAA
- a CDS encoding glycosyltransferase family 25 protein, translating to MQSMVISLETAIERRAHIQGEFEKQNINYTFFSALTPKLAQPLAEKMNLNIQSERLTSGELACFMSHVALWQKMVDENIPYMAIFEDDVFLGEDAAAILNSDEWIHSGWNIIKIEAFSPKVMMDSPIKIPNTIREVQLLKDKHLGTAGYILSLQGAQAYLDYIKRRPLIPLDELMFDVFVKERLLDIYQMSPGLCIQEMILYPEKASVLPSNLLLERKQRMKKFKKKGWEKVRVEIQRILTQIQYAFSSKEIKFK from the coding sequence ATGCAAAGTATGGTTATTAGCTTAGAAACGGCAATAGAACGCAGAGCTCATATTCAAGGTGAATTTGAAAAGCAGAACATTAATTACACATTTTTTAGTGCATTAACTCCTAAATTAGCTCAGCCATTAGCTGAAAAAATGAACTTAAATATTCAGTCAGAACGTTTAACTTCAGGTGAATTAGCTTGTTTTATGAGTCATGTTGCACTATGGCAAAAAATGGTTGATGAAAATATTCCATATATGGCTATTTTTGAAGATGATGTATTTTTAGGTGAAGATGCCGCAGCTATTTTAAATAGTGATGAGTGGATTCATTCAGGATGGAATATTATTAAAATAGAAGCATTTTCACCCAAAGTGATGATGGATAGCCCAATAAAAATACCAAATACAATCAGGGAAGTACAGTTATTGAAGGACAAACATTTAGGGACGGCAGGCTATATTTTGTCTTTACAAGGTGCACAAGCTTACCTAGATTATATTAAACGTCGACCTCTAATTCCTTTAGATGAACTAATGTTTGATGTTTTTGTCAAAGAGAGATTATTAGACATATATCAAATGTCACCAGGTTTATGTATACAGGAAATGATTTTGTATCCCGAGAAAGCATCAGTTTTGCCAAGTAATTTGCTTCTTGAACGCAAGCAAAGGATGAAAAAATTCAAGAAGAAAGGCTGGGAAAAAGTTAGAGTGGAAATACAACGAATCCTTACTCAAATTCAGTACGCATTTTCAAGTAAGGAAATAAAGTTCAAGTAA
- a CDS encoding DUF4184 family protein, whose product MAFTLSHCIVAIPLTKFFKQRIPFASIAIGSMTPDLYRLLTTQSGFVSHQWTSVIVPNLFIGLLFCFLWYYIYKPTLSYIFISKYPKTNQSNHLIRFFLLIIGLLLGCITHLIWDGLTHLDHRTLLFHTILSQEFIIFNQSYALHFLLQIFSSFIALPVLFYFMYQYFKNYMQLKIESLGYLKAILCIFILSTLAGSLYSFCYIFYLTPNIFNQNAYYYLGRILNLFTVGFLISSTIFCLILNLYSNRIIFKKLYFLIKNKNLSKFND is encoded by the coding sequence ATGGCGTTTACTCTTTCTCATTGTATTGTTGCAATTCCGCTCACTAAATTTTTTAAACAACGAATTCCTTTTGCTTCAATCGCAATTGGTAGTATGACACCTGATTTATATCGCTTATTGACCACTCAATCTGGTTTTGTTAGTCATCAATGGACAAGTGTAATTGTTCCAAATTTATTTATTGGGCTACTTTTTTGCTTTCTGTGGTATTACATTTATAAGCCAACGCTCAGTTATATTTTTATTTCAAAATATCCAAAGACAAATCAATCGAATCACCTTATTCGCTTTTTTCTGCTGATTATTGGTCTATTACTGGGATGTATCACTCATTTAATTTGGGATGGGCTAACTCATTTAGATCATCGTACTTTACTGTTTCACACCATACTTTCCCAAGAATTTATTATTTTTAATCAAAGCTATGCTTTACATTTTTTACTACAAATTTTTAGTTCTTTCATTGCATTGCCCGTACTCTTCTATTTTATGTACCAGTATTTTAAAAATTATATGCAACTTAAAATAGAATCTTTGGGATATTTAAAAGCCATTCTTTGTATTTTTATTCTTTCAACCCTTGCAGGATCTCTATATTCTTTTTGCTATATCTTTTACTTAACACCGAACATATTTAATCAAAATGCCTATTACTATTTAGGACGTATACTCAATCTTTTTACTGTCGGTTTTCTTATTTCTAGCACTATATTTTGCTTAATACTTAACCTTTATAGTAATCGAATAATTTTTAAAAAGTTATATTTCCTTATAAAAAATAAAAATTTGAGTAAATTTAATGACTAA
- a CDS encoding glycosyl transferase, with product MDTDIELKHSLNPFLNCEAFSCFETKGIAFTSAVWGSIKEHSLTAKMLNYYNNNSFNINHEPNTITITKILAMDYNINTLDNNNQIGQDAKNSIHIYASHYFCLDLPINYASHHFIGSWIDKSKTLNVKDYIHQNYYTDLILNKETVNKKVFLRKTAYILSFKSLIHIIRYYIKSKLIKF from the coding sequence TTGGATACAGATATAGAGCTAAAGCATAGTTTAAATCCATTTTTAAATTGTGAAGCATTTAGTTGCTTTGAGACAAAGGGGATTGCTTTTACTTCTGCTGTATGGGGAAGCATTAAAGAACACTCTCTAACAGCCAAAATGCTTAACTATTACAATAATAATTCATTTAATATAAATCATGAACCAAATACAATTACAATTACTAAAATTCTAGCAATGGACTATAATATAAATACGCTTGATAATAACAATCAAATTGGTCAAGATGCTAAAAATTCAATTCATATTTATGCATCACATTACTTTTGTTTAGATTTACCTATAAATTATGCCTCCCATCATTTTATTGGATCATGGATAGATAAATCTAAAACATTAAATGTAAAAGATTATATTCATCAGAATTACTACACAGATTTAATATTAAACAAAGAAACAGTCAACAAAAAAGTTTTTTTAAGAAAAACAGCATATATACTTAGTTTTAAAAGTTTAATTCATATTATTCGATATTATATAAAATCAAAATTAATTAAATTTTAA
- a CDS encoding glycosyltransferase family 2 protein, which translates to MINLSIIIPIYNAENYLMDCLNSIKNQINQNIEVILINDGSTDKSLEILDIFFKTLTPEEINNFTLINKKNSGVSHTRNKGIKISKGDYITFIDSDDFISPEYIKKIFHAIYKNPDLIQINAYCIFENSPSKNYILNTHNLNGLHTLNNELKGLIFNENSWFSWIRIFKRELFNNILFPEKISHFEDAYIIAEIINNSKYIYMISDCLYNYRIINSSATRTKDFKTKEKLLLSSEKIIEKLIILYSKNIIFGIPLIHFFNIYINETKKYKQDLKKENWGKFSARIDNLKIPPKIIKNNNERFLVYFLKFGLFGHYLAKKLSKFIK; encoded by the coding sequence ATGATTAATTTAAGCATTATCATTCCTATATACAATGCTGAAAATTACTTAATGGACTGTCTAAACAGTATTAAAAATCAAATTAATCAGAATATTGAAGTTATTTTAATTAATGATGGTTCAACAGATAAATCACTTGAAATATTGGATATTTTTTTCAAAACATTAACCCCCGAAGAGATTAATAACTTTACACTTATAAATAAAAAAAATAGTGGTGTAAGTCATACGAGAAACAAAGGAATAAAAATATCAAAAGGTGATTATATTACATTCATTGATTCTGATGATTTTATATCCCCAGAGTATATTAAAAAAATATTTCATGCCATCTACAAAAACCCTGATTTAATTCAAATTAATGCTTACTGCATTTTTGAAAACTCCCCTTCAAAAAACTACATATTAAATACACACAACTTAAATGGTCTACATACACTCAACAATGAATTAAAAGGTTTAATTTTTAATGAAAACAGCTGGTTTTCTTGGATTAGAATTTTCAAAAGAGAGCTATTTAATAATATTTTATTTCCTGAAAAAATTTCACATTTTGAAGATGCCTATATTATTGCTGAAATAATAAATAATTCAAAATATATATATATGATTTCAGATTGCCTTTATAATTATAGGATAATAAACTCAAGTGCAACTCGAACTAAAGATTTTAAAACAAAAGAAAAATTATTACTTAGCTCTGAAAAAATAATTGAAAAACTTATTATCCTCTATTCAAAAAATATTATTTTTGGTATTCCATTAATTCATTTTTTTAATATTTATATTAATGAAACAAAAAAATATAAACAGGATTTAAAAAAAGAAAATTGGGGGAAATTTTCAGCTAGAATTGATAACTTAAAAATCCCCCCAAAAATTATTAAAAATAATAATGAGCGCTTTTTAGTTTACTTTTTAAAATTCGGTCTATTTGGGCATTATTTAGCAAAAAAACTTTCAAAATTTATAAAATAA
- a CDS encoding glycosyltransferase family 25 protein, producing the protein MKILLINLDSSKDRLEEQKKQFKRLGLKFNRFSATTIQDFTESEYLDLAFNGQRLMKQSELACFLSHQRAWKYVIEQNEPCVILEDDAVLVSDFSILLQQIESIKIPVDFINLEAHGRRKIISKQPSYSLKDYRLFELYLDRSGTGGYILYPQGAQKLLSFMNQRAIGLADEFIYSCHLLNAYQIEPAVLLQSDKCPVYNVQTDINMGSVIGQVKNVVNFELTLSQKINFKYNRIMTQLRLGIYYLKVLFKGVKREIFVDSSRFNQ; encoded by the coding sequence GTGAAAATTTTACTGATTAATTTAGATTCTTCAAAAGATCGACTAGAAGAACAAAAAAAGCAATTTAAACGTCTTGGTTTGAAATTTAATCGGTTTTCAGCAACAACGATTCAAGATTTTACTGAATCAGAATATTTAGATTTAGCATTTAATGGTCAAAGACTAATGAAGCAGTCAGAGCTAGCATGCTTTTTAAGTCATCAACGTGCTTGGAAGTATGTGATTGAACAAAATGAGCCTTGTGTAATTTTAGAAGATGATGCGGTTTTAGTTTCTGATTTTTCAATACTTTTACAGCAAATAGAAAGTATAAAAATACCTGTAGATTTTATTAATTTAGAGGCTCATGGTCGTAGAAAAATAATATCAAAACAGCCTTCTTATTCGCTAAAAGATTATAGATTATTTGAATTATATTTAGATCGTAGCGGTACGGGTGGGTATATTTTATATCCTCAAGGTGCTCAAAAGTTATTATCTTTTATGAATCAGCGTGCAATAGGCTTAGCAGATGAATTTATCTATAGTTGTCATTTGTTAAATGCCTATCAAATTGAACCTGCAGTATTATTACAAAGTGATAAATGTCCAGTATATAATGTTCAAACGGATATAAATATGGGATCTGTGATTGGACAGGTAAAGAATGTAGTCAATTTTGAACTCACCTTGTCACAAAAAATTAATTTTAAATATAATCGAATTATGACTCAACTTCGGTTAGGTATTTATTATTTAAAAGTCCTATTTAAAGGGGTGAAGAGAGAGATTTTTGTCGATTCATCAAGATTTAATCAATAA
- a CDS encoding glycosyltransferase family 25 protein produces MSIHIISLIDEVDRRKHIEEQFCGQNIQFNFFNAIDPLQIVNVQDQLNLSISQNDLTKGEIGCLLSHVSLWVKLLESNESYFTIFEDDVYLSSSAHLFLKSYNWIDQGIDLIKVELFDDDVMIKFFSKIKLKNNFHLQILKNRHLGTAGYIISREGAKKLIIYIKSLKKMLPIENFMFECFIKSNDVYQIFPALCVQDFIYNKESIVFNSYLQKERIKRQGGDISILKKI; encoded by the coding sequence ATGAGTATTCATATAATAAGTCTGATAGATGAAGTGGATAGAAGAAAACATATTGAGGAGCAGTTTTGTGGGCAAAATATTCAATTTAATTTTTTTAATGCCATAGATCCATTGCAAATAGTTAATGTACAAGATCAACTGAACTTATCTATTTCACAAAATGATTTAACAAAAGGTGAAATTGGTTGTTTATTAAGTCATGTTTCTTTATGGGTAAAACTTTTAGAATCTAATGAAAGTTATTTTACAATTTTTGAAGATGATGTCTATTTGTCTTCATCTGCTCATTTATTTTTGAAAAGCTATAATTGGATTGACCAAGGTATTGATTTGATTAAAGTTGAGCTTTTTGATGATGATGTAATGATTAAGTTTTTTTCTAAAATTAAACTAAAAAATAATTTTCATTTACAGATTTTGAAAAACCGACATCTTGGAACTGCAGGTTATATTATTTCTAGAGAAGGAGCAAAAAAATTAATTATCTATATAAAAAGTTTAAAAAAAATGCTTCCTATAGAAAATTTTATGTTTGAATGTTTTATTAAAAGTAATGATGTTTATCAAATTTTTCCAGCACTATGTGTGCAAGATTTTATTTATAATAAAGAGTCTATAGTTTTTAATAGTTATTTACAAAAAGAACGTATTAAGAGACAGGGGGGAGATATTTCGATATTGAAAAAAATATAA
- the aspS gene encoding aspartate--tRNA ligase — MMRTHYCGSLTEAQIDQTVTLCGWIHRRRDHGGVIFLDMRDRDGLVQVVIDPDTPEAFATADKSRSEFVLKITGRVRRRYEGTENANITSGQIEVLGKEIEVLATSETPPFPLNDENTNISEEVRLKYRFLDIRRPEMLDRLRFRSKLTNLIRNYFEENGFLDVETPILTRATPEGARDYLVPSRVSNGSFYALPQSPQLFKQLLMVGGIDRYYQIAKCFRDEDLRADRQPEFTQIDVETSFMSDDDIMDLMETLTVKMFKELLNVQFEKFPRMTYADAMRDYASDKPDLRIPLKLVDVADMMQDVEFKVFAGPAKDPKGRIVALRVPGAGALPRSAIDEYTKFVGIYGARGLAYIKVNELEKGIEGLQSPIVKFIEPIVLDLLKRVGAENGDIVFFGADKAKIVNDAMGALRVKIGHDMNLSTCEWAPLWVVDFPMFEETDDGKWTSVHHPFTLPKSSVEEVKNNPGAALSVAYDMVLNGTEIGGGSLRIFNLEMQKAIFEALGISEEEAEEKFSFLLNALKFGAPPHGGLAFGLDRLVMLMTGASSIRDVIAFPKTKTAECPLTQAPAPVEANQLRDLGIRLREKPKAESQE; from the coding sequence ATGATGCGAACTCATTACTGCGGTTCTTTAACCGAAGCTCAAATTGATCAAACAGTAACACTATGCGGTTGGATTCACCGTCGCCGTGACCACGGTGGTGTGATTTTCCTAGATATGCGTGACCGTGATGGTCTTGTACAAGTTGTTATCGATCCAGATACTCCTGAAGCATTTGCAACTGCTGACAAATCACGTTCAGAATTCGTATTAAAAATTACAGGTCGTGTGCGTCGTCGTTACGAAGGTACTGAAAACGCGAATATTACAAGTGGTCAAATCGAAGTTCTTGGTAAAGAAATCGAAGTTCTTGCTACTTCTGAAACTCCGCCATTCCCATTGAATGACGAAAATACAAATATTTCTGAAGAAGTACGCTTAAAATATCGTTTCTTAGACATCCGTCGTCCAGAAATGTTAGACCGTCTACGTTTCCGTTCTAAATTAACAAACCTTATTCGTAACTACTTCGAAGAAAATGGTTTCTTAGACGTTGAAACACCTATTTTGACTCGTGCAACTCCTGAAGGTGCACGTGACTATTTAGTCCCAAGTCGTGTATCTAACGGTAGCTTCTACGCTCTTCCACAATCTCCACAATTATTCAAACAATTGTTGATGGTTGGCGGTATTGATCGTTATTACCAGATTGCTAAATGTTTCCGTGATGAAGACTTACGTGCTGACCGTCAGCCTGAATTCACACAAATCGACGTTGAAACATCGTTCATGAGTGACGATGACATCATGGATTTAATGGAAACATTGACTGTTAAGATGTTCAAAGAACTTCTAAACGTTCAATTCGAAAAATTCCCACGTATGACTTATGCTGATGCAATGCGTGATTATGCATCGGATAAGCCAGACTTACGTATTCCTTTGAAACTTGTTGACGTTGCAGACATGATGCAAGACGTTGAGTTCAAAGTATTCGCAGGTCCAGCAAAAGATCCTAAAGGTCGTATTGTTGCTCTTCGTGTTCCTGGTGCTGGTGCTCTTCCTCGTAGTGCTATTGATGAATACACTAAATTCGTTGGCATTTATGGTGCACGCGGCTTAGCTTACATCAAAGTAAATGAGCTTGAAAAAGGCATTGAAGGTCTTCAATCTCCGATCGTTAAATTCATCGAGCCAATCGTACTTGATCTATTAAAACGTGTTGGTGCTGAAAATGGCGATATCGTATTCTTCGGTGCTGATAAAGCTAAAATCGTAAATGATGCGATGGGCGCACTTCGTGTGAAAATCGGTCATGATATGAATCTTTCAACTTGCGAGTGGGCTCCACTTTGGGTTGTTGATTTCCCAATGTTCGAAGAAACTGATGATGGTAAATGGACTTCTGTTCACCACCCATTCACGCTTCCAAAATCAAGCGTCGAAGAAGTGAAGAACAATCCAGGTGCAGCATTGTCTGTAGCTTACGATATGGTATTGAACGGTACTGAAATTGGTGGTGGTTCTCTTCGTATTTTCAATCTTGAAATGCAAAAAGCAATTTTTGAAGCGCTTGGTATTTCTGAAGAAGAAGCTGAAGAGAAATTTAGCTTCTTGTTAAATGCATTAAAATTCGGTGCGCCTCCTCACGGTGGTTTAGCATTCGGTCTTGACCGTCTTGTTATGTTGATGACTGGTGCTTCTTCTATTCGTGATGTGATTGCATTCCCGAAAACGAAGACTGCTGAATGTCCATTAACTCAAGCACCGGCACCAGTTGAAGCAAATCAATTGCGTGACCTAGGTATTCGCTTACGTGAAAAACCAAAAGCTGAATCTCAAGAATAA
- a CDS encoding Stealth CR1 domain-containing protein encodes MKDLNKTIDVVITWVDGSDQNLQKKRQQYLTDDAASDATSSTRFASNDEIYFAIASVLKYMPQSGKVYLVTDQQEPEFLSRFVEENICSADKIQVIDHQVLFKGYDEYLPTFNSLTIEALLWNIPNLSSEFIYLNDDVFFNGIVKSSDCFENDQVMVYGHWEKTALIKAKYKFRKWMNTISHKKLQPRFTIAQMLSADLVGLNQYYALDHRPHFVKTDLLKIYFQNNLDVLKSQLSHKFRHIDQFLPTALANHLAIQQNKAILKPDIHIAYIKPNGDVGVFVQELQDETIKYGCIQSLDLMTEQDQNIVRQAMIKKFNDYLPKAIQFGAA; translated from the coding sequence ATGAAAGATTTAAATAAAACCATTGATGTTGTCATCACATGGGTAGATGGTAGTGACCAAAATTTGCAGAAAAAGCGTCAACAATATTTAACTGATGATGCTGCTTCAGATGCAACAAGCTCAACGCGATTTGCAAGTAATGATGAAATTTATTTTGCAATTGCTTCTGTTTTAAAATATATGCCACAAAGTGGAAAAGTTTATTTAGTTACGGATCAACAGGAACCAGAATTTCTATCTAGGTTTGTTGAAGAAAATATTTGTTCAGCAGATAAAATTCAGGTGATTGATCATCAGGTTTTATTTAAAGGATATGATGAATATTTACCAACATTTAATTCCTTAACGATTGAGGCACTATTGTGGAATATTCCAAATCTTTCTTCTGAATTTATATATCTAAACGATGATGTTTTTTTTAATGGGATTGTTAAATCATCTGATTGTTTTGAGAATGATCAGGTGATGGTGTATGGGCATTGGGAAAAAACAGCTTTAATTAAAGCAAAGTATAAATTCCGTAAATGGATGAATACAATTAGTCATAAAAAGTTACAACCACGATTTACCATTGCACAGATGCTAAGTGCAGATTTAGTTGGTTTAAATCAATATTATGCACTCGATCATCGCCCTCATTTTGTAAAAACAGATTTACTAAAAATATACTTTCAGAATAATTTAGATGTTCTAAAGTCACAGCTTAGTCATAAATTTAGACATATCGATCAGTTTTTACCAACTGCTCTAGCGAATCATTTAGCAATTCAACAAAATAAGGCAATTTTGAAACCAGATATTCATATTGCATATATTAAACCGAATGGTGATGTGGGTGTATTTGTACAAGAATTACAGGATGAAACGATAAAATATGGCTGTATTCAAAGCTTAGATTTAATGACAGAACAAGATCAAAATATTGTACGTCAAGCAATGATAAAAAAATTTAATGATTATTTACCAAAAGCAATTCAATTTGGAGCAGCATAA
- a CDS encoding lysophospholipid acyltransferase family protein has product MYYFFKFFSKLPLAFIQSFAKLVGGFLYKSNSSAKKTTSANLKIAYPNLNTDQHEALLKVNLQHQCMTYAESIKVWGSPTQFSLEQIKQVHHAEIFFDALKNPNGTLAAVPHYGNWELMNAWVNQYTAPVIMYKPSKDKDLDRFMLESRQRLNATLVPTDDSGVRALFKHLKHGGFSAILPDHVPKESGGIYASFYGKNVLSPTLLSKLAAKTQCSVIGMYCLRNPDLNGFELHFCKISNEILSKDLQVSVNVLNQDIEQMINVAPEQYLWGYKRFRKQKD; this is encoded by the coding sequence ATGTACTATTTTTTTAAGTTTTTTTCTAAGTTACCATTAGCATTTATTCAGTCTTTTGCAAAACTGGTTGGGGGGTTCTTATATAAAAGTAATTCCTCTGCCAAAAAAACAACATCAGCAAACCTAAAAATTGCCTATCCAAATCTTAATACTGATCAGCATGAAGCACTATTAAAAGTAAACTTACAACATCAATGCATGACGTATGCTGAATCGATCAAAGTATGGGGTTCACCAACACAGTTTTCATTAGAACAAATCAAACAAGTTCATCATGCTGAAATATTTTTTGATGCTCTCAAAAATCCAAATGGAACACTAGCAGCAGTTCCTCACTATGGAAATTGGGAGCTTATGAATGCTTGGGTTAATCAATACACAGCCCCAGTAATCATGTATAAACCGAGTAAAGATAAAGATTTAGATAGATTCATGCTCGAATCTAGACAACGCCTAAATGCAACATTAGTTCCAACTGATGATAGCGGTGTCAGAGCACTATTTAAGCATTTAAAGCATGGTGGTTTCTCTGCAATTCTTCCTGATCATGTTCCTAAAGAATCAGGAGGAATCTATGCATCTTTTTATGGAAAAAATGTTCTTTCACCAACATTACTTTCAAAACTTGCTGCAAAAACACAATGCTCTGTAATTGGAATGTATTGCTTACGTAACCCCGATTTAAACGGATTTGAGCTCCATTTTTGTAAAATTTCAAACGAAATACTCTCCAAAGATTTACAAGTCTCTGTAAATGTATTAAATCAAGATATTGAACAGATGATTAATGTTGCTCCAGAACAATATTTATGGGGTTATAAACGATTTAGAAAACAAAAAGATTAA